A genome region from Stenotrophomonas bentonitica includes the following:
- a CDS encoding alpha-glucosidase family protein → MSQTPWWRGAVIYQIYPRSFLDANGDGVGDLPGIIERLDYVASLGVDAIWISPFFTSPMADFGYDIADHRDVDPLFGTLADFDRLLAKAHALGLKVMIDQVFSHTSIEHAWFRESRQDRTNPKADWYVWADPREDGTPPNNWMSIFGGVAWQWEPRREQYFLHNFLADQPDLDFHNPAVQQATLDYVKFWLDRGVDGFRLDSINFCFHDQELRDNPAKPLEKRLGRGFSADNPYAYQYHYYNNTRPENLPFIERLRGLLDQYPGAVSLGEISAEDSLATTAEYTAPGRLHMGYSFELLVKDYSAAYIRDTVSRLEATMTEGWPCWAISNHDVERAVTRWGGHPAQPRLARLLVAVLCSLRGSICLYQGEELGLGEADVPFEALQDPYGITFWPNFKGRDGCRTPMPWLDAPLAGFTTGTPWLPIPQDHQVRAVAVQEHDPHSVLNAFRQFLAWRRTMPTLLLGDIRFLETAEPVLMFERTHGEETLLLAFNLSAEATTVALPEGQWHALHVPGPDAGQAEGTQLQLPAQAMYCARRS, encoded by the coding sequence ATGTCGCAGACTCCATGGTGGCGCGGTGCCGTCATCTATCAGATTTACCCGCGCAGTTTCCTCGATGCCAACGGTGACGGCGTGGGCGACCTGCCCGGCATCATCGAGCGCCTGGACTACGTGGCTTCGCTGGGCGTGGACGCGATCTGGATCTCGCCGTTCTTCACCTCGCCGATGGCCGACTTCGGCTACGACATCGCCGACCACCGCGACGTGGACCCGCTGTTCGGCACCCTGGCCGACTTCGACCGGCTGCTGGCCAAGGCGCATGCGCTGGGCCTGAAGGTGATGATCGACCAGGTGTTCAGCCATACCTCGATCGAGCACGCCTGGTTCCGCGAGAGCCGCCAGGACCGCACCAATCCCAAGGCGGACTGGTACGTGTGGGCCGACCCGCGCGAGGACGGCACCCCGCCCAACAACTGGATGTCGATCTTCGGCGGCGTGGCCTGGCAGTGGGAGCCACGCCGCGAGCAGTACTTCCTGCACAACTTCCTGGCCGACCAGCCGGACCTGGACTTCCACAACCCGGCGGTGCAGCAGGCGACCCTGGATTACGTGAAGTTCTGGCTGGATCGCGGCGTGGACGGTTTCCGCCTGGATTCGATCAACTTCTGCTTCCACGACCAGGAACTGCGCGACAACCCGGCCAAGCCGCTGGAGAAGCGCCTGGGCCGTGGCTTCAGCGCGGACAATCCGTACGCCTACCAGTACCACTACTACAACAACACCCGGCCGGAAAACCTGCCGTTCATCGAGCGCCTGCGCGGGCTGCTGGACCAGTACCCGGGTGCGGTCAGCCTGGGCGAGATCTCCGCCGAGGACTCGCTGGCGACCACCGCCGAGTACACCGCGCCGGGCCGCCTGCACATGGGCTACAGCTTCGAGCTGCTGGTGAAGGACTACAGCGCCGCCTACATCCGCGACACCGTGTCGCGGCTGGAAGCGACCATGACCGAAGGCTGGCCGTGCTGGGCGATCTCCAACCACGACGTGGAGCGCGCGGTGACCCGCTGGGGCGGCCACCCGGCGCAGCCGCGCCTGGCCCGCCTGCTGGTGGCGGTGCTGTGCTCGCTGCGCGGTTCGATCTGCCTGTACCAGGGCGAAGAGCTGGGCCTGGGCGAGGCCGACGTGCCGTTCGAGGCGTTGCAGGATCCGTATGGCATCACCTTCTGGCCGAACTTCAAGGGCCGCGACGGGTGCCGCACGCCGATGCCGTGGCTGGACGCGCCGCTGGCGGGGTTCACCACCGGTACGCCGTGGCTGCCGATCCCGCAGGACCACCAGGTTCGTGCGGTGGCGGTGCAGGAGCATGACCCGCATTCGGTGCTGAACGCCTTCCGCCAGTTCCTGGCCTGGCGCCGGACCATGCCGACGTTGCTGCTGGGCGACATCCGTTTCCTGGAGACCGCCGAGCCGGTGCTGATGTTCGAGCGCACGCATGGGGAGGAGACCCTGCTGCTGGCGTTCAACCTGTCGGCTGAAGCCACCACGGTGGCGTTGCCGGAAGGGCAGTGGCACGCGTTGCACGTGCCGGGTCCGGATGCAGGCCAGGCGGAAGGTACGCAGCTGCAGCTGCCGGCCCAGGCGATGTACTGCGCACGTCGCAGCTGA
- a CDS encoding polyprenyl synthetase family protein, with the protein MTTIEDTRPALGLPQIQSLAAPDMAAVDALIRRRLSSDVVLINQIADHIISAGGKRLRPMLVMLAGHAVGQAGPEHHQLAAIIEFIHTSTLLHDDVVDESSLRRGRSTANALWGNAPSVLVGDFLYSRSFQLMVELDRMPVMQILADTTNRIAEGEVLQLLHVHNPDTDEAAYLRVIERKTAVLFAAGTRLGALASGVDAATQQALYDYGMHLGYAFQIADDVLDYSANADELGKNLGDDLAEGKATLPLIHAMAHSDAATRERLREIVQNGDAGAMPDVLAAIHATGGLEYSRKRAEEYAEAAERALDGLADNDAVSALRGLARYAVQRSH; encoded by the coding sequence ATGACCACCATCGAAGACACCCGCCCCGCGCTGGGCCTGCCCCAGATCCAGTCGCTCGCCGCGCCCGACATGGCCGCCGTGGACGCACTGATCCGCCGCCGACTGTCTTCGGATGTCGTGCTGATCAACCAGATCGCCGACCACATCATCTCCGCCGGGGGCAAGCGCCTGCGGCCGATGCTGGTGATGCTGGCCGGCCACGCGGTCGGCCAGGCCGGCCCGGAGCACCACCAGCTGGCGGCGATCATCGAGTTCATCCACACCTCGACCCTGCTGCACGACGACGTGGTCGACGAGTCCAGCCTGCGGCGTGGCCGCAGCACCGCCAATGCATTGTGGGGCAATGCGCCCAGCGTGCTGGTGGGCGACTTCCTGTACTCGCGCAGCTTCCAGCTGATGGTGGAACTGGACCGCATGCCGGTCATGCAGATCCTGGCCGACACCACCAACCGGATCGCCGAAGGCGAGGTGCTGCAGCTGCTGCACGTGCATAACCCGGATACGGACGAAGCCGCCTACCTGCGCGTGATCGAGCGCAAGACCGCGGTGCTGTTTGCCGCCGGGACCCGACTGGGCGCGCTGGCCAGCGGCGTGGACGCGGCCACCCAGCAGGCGCTGTACGACTACGGCATGCACCTGGGCTACGCGTTCCAGATTGCCGACGACGTGCTGGACTATTCGGCCAATGCCGACGAGCTGGGCAAGAACCTGGGCGACGACCTCGCCGAGGGCAAGGCCACCCTGCCGCTGATCCACGCCATGGCCCATTCCGATGCGGCTACCCGTGAGCGCCTGCGTGAGATCGTGCAGAACGGCGACGCCGGGGCGATGCCGGACGTCCTGGCGGCGATCCATGCCACCGGCGGTCTGGAGTACAGCCGCAAGCGTGCCGAGGAATACGCCGAGGCCGCCGAGCGTGCGCTGGACGGCCTGGCCGACAACGACGCAGTGTCCGCATTGCGCGGGTTGGCCCGCTACGCGGTGCAGCGCTCGCATTGA
- a CDS encoding TonB-dependent receptor, producing the protein MLNRKRSALSIALAVALTPLLASAQSTTTSSTAPPAGTAATDLDTVQVTGIRRGIENAIQIKQDATSVVEVISAEDIGKLPDVSIAESLARLPGLAAQRVAGRAQVISVRGLSPDFATTLLNGREVVSTGDNRSVEFDQYPSELVNGVTVYKTPDAALVGQGLSGTIDMQTVRPLAFSERVIALSGRYSKNSLGKAANVDAFGNRFSASYIDQFADNTWGLAIGYAHSDNPIQENQVGLYEPWTTEQTDQGNRPGVAPGTAFSDGIKALRRTGNAKRDGYMATVQFRPSNTWTSTLDLFHTEAEQIDTANQFEVNLSNYNGGYSPGLFISNPQVNGNGTFTGGTASGVYPLVRGMYNKREDKIDAFGWNNELTFDSFKLTADVNYSKATRDELNLENNLQLTPMPQLDTIGLTVNGDGFSQIRPGLDYSNPEALYLTNTIYGSGYGKVPQVEDRLKGARLQGTFNMPEALSWFQDVDVGVNYADRRKEKTQAEGNILLGAQGDANVGSDLQYRPVNLGFAGIGYIPAWNVPAAVDRYMVFNPVTNLDYLIPKSWVVQEKTTTAWVRANINTDIGEVGVRGNVGVQMIRTDQSSQSNYFDRSRPAGQEVLPIDEGKTYTDWLPSLNLAFMFPHQQTLRFAVAKQVARPRVDQMRAGLEFGVDTATGKPGGSGGNPLLDPWRANAIDLSYEKYFGEKAYVAAAVFYKDLKSYVYTQSVDDYDFSNLLANYVPPPGMIAPVQTIGTFSAPQNGEGGTLRGLELTASFPLEMIAEPLRGFGVQASATFNDSDIKILDPESASSVGSDPISLPGLSERVYNFTAYFERNGFEARVSQRRRSDFIGEIGNFNGNRTLRYVVGENVTDAQVSYTFADSSSLHGLTLLLQGSNLTNEPYRTYAGTKDRPLEYIEWGRTYMLGVNYKF; encoded by the coding sequence ATGTTGAATCGCAAGCGCAGCGCGCTGAGTATCGCGCTGGCCGTCGCCCTGACGCCGCTGTTGGCGTCGGCGCAGTCCACCACCACGTCGAGCACCGCGCCGCCGGCCGGTACCGCCGCCACCGACCTGGACACCGTGCAGGTCACCGGCATCCGCCGCGGCATCGAAAACGCCATCCAGATCAAGCAGGACGCCACCTCGGTGGTCGAAGTGATCTCGGCCGAAGACATCGGCAAGCTGCCGGATGTCAGCATCGCCGAGTCGCTGGCCCGCCTGCCCGGCCTGGCCGCACAGCGCGTGGCCGGCCGTGCCCAGGTGATCAGCGTGCGCGGCCTGTCCCCGGACTTCGCCACCACCCTGCTCAACGGGCGTGAAGTGGTCAGCACCGGCGACAACCGCAGCGTCGAATTCGACCAGTACCCGTCCGAACTGGTCAACGGCGTGACCGTGTACAAGACCCCCGACGCGGCGCTGGTCGGCCAGGGCCTGTCCGGTACCATCGACATGCAGACCGTGCGCCCGCTGGCCTTCAGCGAACGCGTGATCGCACTGAGCGGCCGCTACTCGAAGAACTCGCTGGGCAAGGCCGCCAACGTGGACGCCTTCGGCAACCGCTTCAGCGCCAGCTACATCGACCAGTTCGCCGACAACACCTGGGGCCTGGCGATCGGTTACGCGCACAGCGACAACCCGATCCAGGAAAACCAGGTCGGCCTGTACGAGCCGTGGACCACCGAGCAGACCGACCAGGGCAACCGCCCGGGTGTTGCGCCGGGCACCGCGTTCTCCGACGGCATCAAGGCGCTGCGCCGTACCGGCAACGCCAAGCGCGACGGCTACATGGCCACCGTGCAGTTCCGCCCGTCGAACACGTGGACCAGCACGCTGGACCTGTTCCACACCGAAGCCGAGCAGATCGACACCGCCAACCAGTTCGAGGTCAACCTCAGCAACTACAACGGCGGCTACAGCCCGGGCCTGTTCATCAGCAACCCGCAGGTCAACGGCAACGGTACCTTCACCGGTGGCACCGCCAGCGGCGTGTACCCGCTGGTGCGCGGCATGTACAACAAGCGCGAAGACAAGATCGATGCGTTCGGCTGGAACAACGAGCTGACCTTCGACAGCTTCAAGCTGACCGCCGACGTGAACTACTCCAAGGCCACCCGCGACGAGCTGAACCTGGAGAACAACCTGCAGCTCACCCCGATGCCGCAGCTGGACACCATCGGCCTGACCGTCAATGGCGATGGCTTCTCGCAGATCCGCCCGGGCCTGGACTACTCCAATCCCGAAGCCCTGTACCTGACCAACACCATCTACGGCTCGGGCTACGGCAAGGTGCCGCAGGTGGAAGACCGCCTGAAGGGTGCACGCCTGCAGGGCACGTTCAACATGCCCGAGGCGCTGTCCTGGTTCCAGGACGTGGACGTGGGCGTGAACTACGCGGACCGCCGCAAGGAAAAGACCCAGGCCGAAGGCAACATCCTGCTCGGTGCGCAGGGCGACGCCAACGTCGGCAGCGACCTTCAGTACCGTCCGGTCAACCTGGGCTTTGCCGGCATCGGCTACATCCCGGCCTGGAACGTGCCGGCCGCGGTCGACCGCTACATGGTGTTCAACCCGGTCACCAACCTGGACTACCTGATTCCGAAGTCGTGGGTGGTGCAGGAAAAGACCACCACCGCGTGGGTGCGTGCCAACATCAACACCGATATCGGTGAAGTGGGCGTGCGCGGCAACGTGGGCGTGCAGATGATCCGCACCGACCAGAGCTCGCAGTCGAACTACTTCGACCGCTCGCGCCCGGCCGGCCAGGAAGTGCTGCCGATCGACGAAGGCAAGACCTACACCGACTGGCTGCCGAGCTTGAACCTGGCCTTCATGTTCCCGCACCAGCAGACCCTGCGCTTCGCAGTGGCAAAGCAGGTGGCGCGTCCGCGCGTGGACCAGATGCGCGCCGGCCTGGAGTTCGGCGTGGACACCGCCACCGGCAAGCCGGGCGGCAGTGGCGGCAACCCGCTGCTGGATCCGTGGCGCGCAAACGCCATCGACCTCTCGTACGAAAAGTACTTCGGCGAGAAGGCGTACGTGGCGGCTGCGGTGTTCTACAAGGACCTGAAGAGCTACGTCTACACCCAGTCGGTGGACGACTACGACTTCAGCAACCTGCTGGCCAACTACGTGCCGCCGCCGGGGATGATTGCGCCGGTGCAGACCATCGGTACGTTCTCGGCGCCGCAGAACGGCGAAGGCGGCACCCTGCGTGGCCTGGAACTGACCGCTTCGTTCCCGCTGGAAATGATCGCCGAGCCGCTGCGTGGTTTCGGCGTGCAGGCCAGCGCCACCTTCAACGACAGCGACATCAAGATCCTGGACCCGGAAAGCGCCTCCAGCGTGGGTAGCGATCCGATCAGCCTGCCGGGCCTGTCCGAGCGCGTGTACAACTTCACCGCCTACTTCGAGCGCAATGGCTTCGAAGCACGCGTGAGCCAGCGCCGTCGTTCGGACTTCATCGGTGAAATCGGCAACTTCAACGGCAACCGCACCCTGCGTTACGTGGTCGGCGAGAACGTGACCGACGCGCAGGTCAGCTACACCTTCGCCGACAGCAGCAGCCTGCACGGACTGACCCTGCTGCTGCAGGGCAGCAACCTGACCAACGAGCCGTACCGCACCTATGCGGGCACCAAGGACCGTCCGCTGGAGTACATCGAGTGGGGCCGGACCTACATGCTGGGTGTGAACTACAAGTTCTGA
- a CDS encoding Six-hairpin glycosidase-like protein — MLKTICLTAALGAALLSTAAAADLTFDGRSARASVAADGSFTLLSDGTPVAIAAQPMRSQTGSVMFDALFALAQQEMAANRVDAIRDPAFNFGKPVNCECFETGARWPYVWTRDVSFAADLALARLDPVRTRQSLQFKLSKARDGHTPGLFVAQDTGSGGSWPISSDRVVWFLAARDLHDNAAFTEQTWQALQATLAQDRAMVFDPRTGLYRGETSFLDWREQTYPDWTREDVRFIGDSFALSTNVLHYQALRLAERFARERGDGRATEYAAWADALATQIDARFWREDAGMYMSYIGEAAHPVPYAKYDLLGISLGVLAEVFPADRARRALANYPYVEGGSPVVWPQEAQQPIYHNRAVWPFVSGYSLRAARKVGDAIRIQREIESLMRGSALAGSNMENYEMRTLAVHVDEGALSGPVVNSPRQLWSVAGYLSMVLEGVFGVGADGSVTPQLPTALVPQLFGTRTSIQLNDGTTTYVLQRPERLEGTLLVAESVKRNANTVTVKLRSDTPRVSHASPTETNLFAPPTPKAPVLVAQADNAWVATIPANHLLWQDGKQVPGATTYTLTDDGYRHCFTLTRREGALESLHSPMTCVGPQHTLAGATHWTWSAPAPTRVRLRLRYDNPNGPINTGVTAAVKQLAVQCSGQPPQRATVVMPHSVGLQDSTAAEFDLPKGSCTFTLEPGFNMSALEHFAQYNGGKGGRDGVLNAANVSALLLAPVAGDVEAAR, encoded by the coding sequence ATGCTGAAGACGATCTGCCTGACCGCTGCCCTTGGGGCGGCGCTGTTGTCCACCGCTGCTGCGGCGGACCTCACCTTCGATGGCCGCAGTGCGCGCGCCAGCGTCGCCGCCGATGGCAGCTTCACGCTGCTGTCCGATGGCACGCCGGTGGCGATCGCCGCCCAGCCGATGCGCAGCCAGACCGGCAGCGTGATGTTCGACGCCCTGTTCGCGCTGGCCCAGCAGGAAATGGCGGCCAACCGCGTGGACGCGATCCGCGATCCCGCCTTCAACTTCGGCAAGCCAGTTAACTGCGAGTGCTTCGAGACCGGCGCGCGCTGGCCGTATGTGTGGACGCGCGATGTGAGCTTTGCGGCTGACCTGGCGCTGGCCCGGCTGGATCCGGTGCGTACCCGCCAGTCGTTGCAGTTCAAACTCTCCAAAGCCCGCGACGGACATACCCCCGGCCTGTTCGTGGCCCAGGACACCGGCTCGGGCGGCAGCTGGCCGATCAGCAGCGACCGCGTGGTGTGGTTCCTGGCCGCGCGCGACCTGCACGACAACGCCGCGTTCACCGAGCAGACCTGGCAGGCCCTGCAGGCCACGCTGGCGCAGGACCGCGCGATGGTGTTCGACCCGCGCACCGGCCTGTACCGGGGCGAGACCTCGTTCCTGGACTGGCGCGAGCAGACCTACCCGGACTGGACCCGCGAGGACGTGCGCTTCATCGGCGACTCGTTCGCGCTGTCCACCAACGTGCTGCACTACCAGGCGCTGCGCCTGGCCGAGCGCTTCGCACGCGAGCGCGGCGACGGTCGCGCCACAGAGTACGCCGCGTGGGCCGATGCCCTGGCCACGCAGATCGACGCGCGCTTCTGGCGCGAAGACGCCGGCATGTACATGAGCTACATCGGCGAAGCCGCGCATCCGGTGCCCTACGCCAAGTACGACCTGCTCGGCATTTCGCTGGGCGTGCTGGCCGAGGTGTTCCCGGCCGACCGTGCACGCCGCGCGCTGGCCAACTACCCGTATGTAGAGGGCGGCAGCCCGGTGGTATGGCCGCAGGAAGCGCAGCAGCCGATCTACCACAACCGCGCGGTGTGGCCGTTCGTCAGCGGCTACTCGCTGCGCGCCGCCCGCAAGGTGGGCGATGCCATCCGCATCCAGCGCGAGATCGAATCGCTGATGCGCGGCAGCGCGCTGGCCGGTTCGAACATGGAGAATTACGAGATGCGCACCCTCGCGGTGCACGTCGACGAAGGCGCGCTGAGCGGCCCGGTGGTCAATTCCCCCCGTCAGCTGTGGTCGGTAGCGGGTTATCTCTCCATGGTGCTGGAAGGCGTGTTCGGCGTAGGGGCCGACGGCAGCGTGACGCCCCAACTGCCGACGGCCCTGGTCCCGCAGCTGTTCGGCACCCGCACCAGCATCCAACTCAACGACGGCACGACCACCTATGTTCTCCAGCGCCCCGAGAGGCTGGAAGGCACCCTGCTGGTCGCCGAGAGCGTGAAGCGCAACGCCAACACGGTCACCGTGAAACTGCGTAGCGACACGCCACGCGTGTCCCACGCATCCCCCACCGAAACCAACCTCTTCGCCCCACCCACACCAAAGGCTCCGGTGCTGGTCGCCCAAGCGGACAACGCCTGGGTCGCCACCATCCCCGCCAACCATCTCCTCTGGCAGGACGGCAAACAGGTACCCGGTGCCACCACCTACACGTTGACCGACGACGGCTATCGCCACTGCTTCACACTCACCCGTCGCGAAGGTGCGTTGGAATCCCTGCACAGCCCCATGACCTGCGTCGGCCCGCAGCACACCCTGGCCGGCGCCACCCACTGGACCTGGTCCGCACCCGCGCCCACCCGCGTCCGCCTGCGCCTGCGCTACGACAACCCCAACGGCCCGATCAACACCGGCGTCACCGCCGCGGTGAAGCAGCTGGCCGTGCAATGCAGCGGCCAGCCGCCGCAGCGCGCCACCGTGGTGATGCCACACAGCGTCGGGCTTCAGGACTCCACCGCCGCCGAATTCGACCTGCCCAAGGGCAGCTGCACGTTCACCCTGGAACCGGGCTTCAACATGAGCGCACTGGAACACTT
- a CDS encoding glycoside hydrolase family 97 protein, which yields MPLVVALPRALRAPRPLAWLAMSLLFCAVAAQAEPVTVASASSPGKVLKVSLQLDGGNPSYRVERLGQTVVAESKLGFQLRDGRLDRDLEVLGQDTRSVDDTWEQPWGERRSVRNHYNEVTVQLGERSGAKRLLDVVFRVYDDGLGFRYHFPQQPGLREAIIDDELTEFAIAPESTAWWIPAGEPIHYEYLYQRTPLDQVPLAHTPLTLRSRDGLHVAIHEAALVDYAGMWLRRTDGQRLRAQLSPSAEGWKVRRTLPFSTPWRTLQISDQAGGLVESNLILNLNEPNVLGDVSWVKPSKYLGVWWSMHLDQESWATGPKHAATTAKTKKVIDFAAKHGFRGVLVEGWNPGWDGNWVGNGYDFDFTRATPDFDIDALSAYGAKKGVHLIGHHETGCAIEHYEDQLGAALDLYARLGVDSFKSGYVCDDGQVDRRNPAGGPLWREWHDGQFMARHHLKVVQEAAKRHIAVNPHEPIKDTGLRRTYPNWISREGARGMEYNAWGQPPNPPEHEVNLVFTRMLSGPMDYTPGILSLKGRHGQAIPSTLARQLALYVVIYSPIQMAADLPEHYEQHREAFQFIEDVAVDWDDTRVLDGEVGDYVTIARKDRNSRDWFLGSITDEHGRALPVPLSFLEPGVRYRAEIYRDGEGADYQRNPFAFARETREVTSADTLTIVLAPGGGQAIRFSPM from the coding sequence ATGCCTTTGGTTGTTGCGTTGCCGCGCGCGTTGCGTGCGCCCCGTCCGCTGGCCTGGCTGGCCATGTCGTTGCTGTTCTGCGCGGTGGCTGCGCAGGCCGAGCCGGTCACCGTGGCCAGTGCCAGTTCACCCGGCAAGGTGCTGAAGGTGTCGCTGCAGCTCGACGGTGGCAACCCGAGCTACCGGGTCGAGCGGCTGGGCCAGACCGTGGTGGCCGAGTCGAAGCTGGGCTTCCAGCTGCGCGACGGCCGCCTCGACCGCGACCTGGAAGTGCTGGGGCAGGACACGCGCAGTGTCGACGACACCTGGGAACAACCGTGGGGCGAACGCCGCAGCGTGCGCAACCACTACAACGAAGTGACCGTGCAGCTGGGCGAGCGCAGTGGCGCCAAGCGCCTGCTGGACGTGGTGTTCCGCGTCTACGACGACGGCCTGGGCTTCCGCTACCACTTCCCGCAACAGCCGGGCCTGCGCGAGGCGATCATCGACGACGAGCTGACCGAGTTCGCGATCGCGCCCGAGTCGACCGCGTGGTGGATCCCCGCCGGCGAGCCGATCCATTACGAATACCTGTACCAGCGCACCCCGCTGGACCAGGTGCCGCTGGCACACACCCCGCTGACCCTGCGCAGCCGCGACGGGCTGCACGTGGCGATCCATGAAGCCGCGTTGGTCGACTACGCCGGCATGTGGCTGCGCCGTACCGACGGCCAGCGCCTGCGTGCGCAGCTGTCGCCGTCGGCCGAAGGCTGGAAGGTGCGCCGCACCCTGCCCTTCAGCACGCCGTGGCGCACCCTGCAGATCAGCGACCAGGCCGGCGGCCTGGTCGAGTCCAACCTGATCCTCAACCTCAACGAGCCCAACGTGCTGGGCGATGTGAGCTGGGTCAAACCGTCCAAGTACCTGGGCGTGTGGTGGTCGATGCACCTGGACCAGGAGAGCTGGGCGACCGGTCCGAAGCATGCCGCGACCACGGCCAAGACGAAGAAGGTGATCGACTTTGCCGCGAAGCACGGCTTCCGCGGCGTGCTGGTGGAAGGCTGGAACCCGGGCTGGGACGGCAACTGGGTCGGCAATGGCTACGACTTCGACTTCACCCGGGCCACCCCCGACTTCGACATCGACGCGCTGTCGGCCTACGGGGCGAAAAAGGGCGTGCACCTGATCGGCCACCATGAAACCGGCTGTGCGATCGAGCATTACGAAGACCAGCTCGGCGCGGCGCTGGACCTGTATGCACGGCTGGGCGTGGACTCGTTCAAGAGCGGCTATGTCTGCGACGACGGCCAGGTCGACCGGCGCAACCCGGCCGGCGGCCCGCTGTGGCGCGAGTGGCACGACGGGCAGTTCATGGCGCGCCATCACCTGAAGGTCGTGCAGGAAGCGGCGAAGCGGCACATCGCGGTGAACCCGCATGAGCCGATCAAGGACACCGGCCTGCGCCGCACCTACCCCAATTGGATCTCGCGCGAAGGTGCCCGCGGCATGGAATACAACGCCTGGGGCCAGCCGCCGAACCCGCCCGAGCACGAGGTCAACCTGGTATTCACCCGCATGCTGTCCGGGCCGATGGACTACACCCCGGGCATCCTCAGCCTGAAGGGCCGCCACGGACAGGCCATTCCGAGCACCCTGGCCCGCCAGCTGGCGCTGTACGTGGTGATCTACAGCCCGATCCAGATGGCCGCGGACCTGCCTGAACACTATGAACAGCACCGCGAGGCGTTCCAGTTCATCGAAGACGTGGCGGTGGACTGGGATGACACCCGGGTGCTGGATGGGGAAGTCGGCGACTACGTGACCATCGCCCGCAAGGACCGCAACAGCCGCGACTGGTTCCTGGGCAGCATCACCGACGAACACGGCCGCGCGCTGCCGGTACCGCTGTCGTTCCTGGAGCCGGGCGTGCGCTACCGCGCCGAGATCTACCGCGATGGAGAGGGCGCCGATTACCAGCGCAACCCGTTCGCATTCGCGCGCGAAACCCGCGAGGTGACCAGCGCCGACACCCTGACCATCGTGCTGGCACCGGGCGGCGGTCAAGCCATCCGGTTCAGCCCGATGTAA